In Gemmatimonadaceae bacterium, the following are encoded in one genomic region:
- a CDS encoding NADH-quinone oxidoreductase subunit C has product MLALAGRLKSEFAFDLFLDVTAVDWPGAPLRFEVVHHFYSTVHKVRVRVKQRVREAEPVVDSLVSLYGSAGYMERECHDMYGIRFRGNDDLRPILLYEGFQGHPLRKDYPKQLEQPLVPYRPPQRALEREL; this is encoded by the coding sequence ATGCTGGCGCTGGCTGGCCGCCTCAAGTCCGAGTTCGCGTTCGACCTCTTCCTCGACGTGACGGCGGTGGACTGGCCCGGCGCGCCGCTGCGCTTCGAGGTGGTGCACCACTTCTATTCCACGGTGCACAAGGTGCGGGTGCGGGTGAAGCAGCGCGTGCGCGAGGCCGAGCCGGTCGTCGACTCGCTGGTCTCGCTCTACGGCTCGGCGGGCTACATGGAGCGGGAGTGCCACGACATGTACGGCATCCGCTTCCGCGGCAACGACGACCTGCGCCCGATCCTGCTCTACGAAGGCTTCCAGGGCCACCCGCTGCGCAAGGACTACCCGAAGCAGCTGGAGCAGCCGCTGGTGCCGTACCGGCCGCCGCAGCGTGCGCTGGAGCGTGAGTTGTGA
- the nuoB gene encoding NADH-quinone oxidoreductase subunit NuoB has protein sequence MTAHTKHASFEYLTTRKDELVGWARKFSLFPYPFVTACCAMEFMAVSASAYDTDRFGAALPRFSPRQADLLMVVGTVTQKQAPILLKVYEQMCEPKWVMAFGVCATSGGFYQNYASLPGIDRIIPVDVYVPGCPPRPEMVIDGIMRLQETIARGKHRIINDTF, from the coding sequence GTGACCGCGCACACCAAGCACGCCAGCTTCGAGTACCTCACCACCCGCAAGGACGAGCTGGTGGGGTGGGCGCGGAAGTTCTCGCTCTTCCCGTACCCGTTCGTGACGGCGTGCTGCGCGATGGAGTTCATGGCCGTCAGCGCCTCGGCCTACGACACCGACCGGTTCGGGGCGGCGCTGCCACGCTTCTCGCCGCGACAGGCGGACCTGCTGATGGTGGTGGGCACCGTGACGCAGAAGCAGGCGCCGATCCTGCTCAAGGTCTACGAGCAGATGTGCGAGCCGAAGTGGGTGATGGCCTTCGGGGTCTGCGCCACCAGCGGCGGCTTCTACCAGAACTATGCGTCGCTGCCCGGCATCGACCGCATCATCCCGGTGGACGTCTACGTGCCGGGCTGCCCGCCGCGCCCGGAGATGGTCATCGATGGCATCATGCGGCTGCAGGAGACCATCGCCCGCGGCAAGCACCGCATCATCAACGACACCTTCTGA
- a CDS encoding NADH-quinone oxidoreductase subunit A, with protein MSPYVTFLMYLVAIVGFLGLVLALNALLGPKPATTAVKQEPFECGATPVDFINVKAVPVKYYAVAIIFILFDLETMFLFIWTLGSRPLTGTSMLTLALFVFLLVISLLYVYRARILEAVTE; from the coding sequence ATGAGTCCTTACGTCACATTCCTGATGTACCTGGTGGCCATCGTCGGCTTTCTCGGCCTCGTGCTGGCGCTCAATGCGCTGCTCGGCCCCAAGCCGGCCACCACGGCCGTCAAGCAGGAGCCGTTCGAGTGCGGCGCGACCCCGGTGGACTTCATCAACGTGAAGGCCGTGCCGGTGAAGTACTACGCGGTGGCGATCATCTTCATCCTGTTCGACCTCGAGACGATGTTCCTGTTCATCTGGACCCTCGGCTCGCGGCCGCTGACCGGCACCAGCATGCTGACGCTGGCGCTGTTCGTCTTCCTGCTCGTCATCAGCCTGCTGTATGTCTATCGGGCGCGCATCCTCGAAGCGGTGACGGAATAG
- a CDS encoding aminotransferase class V-fold PLP-dependent enzyme, which produces MHKRDFLRSLGATTIAGLLGERAWARFERLPAPALAASEDFWVALRRQYRLKPDYINLEHGYYSMQASPVLEAFIGSVREVNYQGSYYLRTVQGDDKLAAREQLATLAGCTPAELIITRNTTESLDTVIAGIDWKPGDEAVMAAQDYGAMLDQFALQARRFGMVNRIVSLPNDPASDDELVQLYAAAITPKTRLLLLSHLVNITGQILPVRKIVAMAQARGVPVAVDGAHAFAHLDFRIPDLGADYYAASLHKWLGVPLGSGLLYVRRDRIASLWPLFGDMGFADDDIRKLNHTGTHPVHTDLAIQHAITFHGSIGTARKEARMRFLNQYWTSKVRGVRNVVLNTPADPLRSAAIANVGIVGMEPGALAKTLLERYRIWTVAIDRENVRGARITPHLYTTTAELDVLVRALTELASAA; this is translated from the coding sequence ATGCACAAGCGCGACTTCCTCCGCTCCCTCGGCGCCACCACCATCGCCGGCCTCCTCGGCGAGCGGGCCTGGGCCCGGTTCGAACGGCTCCCCGCCCCCGCACTGGCCGCCAGTGAGGACTTCTGGGTGGCGCTGCGCCGGCAGTACCGCCTCAAGCCCGACTACATCAACCTCGAACACGGCTACTACTCGATGCAGGCGAGCCCCGTGCTCGAGGCGTTCATCGGCAGCGTGCGGGAGGTGAACTACCAGGGCTCCTACTACCTGCGCACCGTGCAGGGGGACGACAAGCTCGCCGCGCGCGAGCAGCTCGCCACCCTCGCCGGCTGCACACCCGCGGAGCTGATCATCACCCGCAACACCACCGAGTCGCTGGATACCGTCATCGCCGGCATCGACTGGAAGCCGGGCGACGAGGCGGTCATGGCGGCGCAGGACTACGGTGCGATGCTCGACCAGTTCGCCCTCCAGGCCCGGCGCTTCGGGATGGTCAACCGGATCGTGTCACTCCCGAACGACCCCGCCTCCGACGACGAGCTGGTGCAGCTCTATGCCGCCGCCATCACGCCGAAGACCCGCCTGCTGCTCCTCAGCCACCTGGTGAACATCACCGGCCAGATCCTGCCGGTGCGGAAGATCGTGGCGATGGCGCAGGCGCGCGGGGTGCCGGTCGCGGTGGACGGCGCCCACGCCTTCGCCCACCTGGACTTCCGCATCCCGGACCTCGGCGCCGACTACTACGCGGCCAGCCTCCACAAGTGGCTGGGCGTGCCGCTCGGCTCGGGGCTGCTCTACGTGCGGCGTGACCGCATCGCGTCGCTCTGGCCGCTGTTCGGCGACATGGGATTTGCGGATGACGACATCCGGAAACTGAACCACACCGGCACCCACCCGGTGCACACCGACCTCGCCATCCAGCACGCGATCACGTTCCACGGGAGCATCGGCACCGCCCGGAAGGAGGCCCGCATGCGCTTCCTGAACCAGTACTGGACGTCGAAGGTGCGCGGCGTGCGGAACGTGGTCCTCAACACACCCGCCGACCCGCTCCGCTCGGCCGCGATCGCGAACGTCGGCATCGTCGGCATGGAGCCAGGCGCGCTCGCGAAGACGCTGCTGGAGCGCTACCGCATCTGGACGGTGGCGATCGACCGCGAGAACGTGCGCGGCGCGCGCATCACGCCGCACCTCTACACGACCACCGCCGAGCTGGACGTGCTCGTGCGGGCACTGACGGAGCTGGCGTCGGCGGCGTAA
- a CDS encoding phosphodiester glycosidase family protein: MTSGAQKAPLSVAGDGGWRGLWRPDAVPPTRWNTGDSALIASLRWRAGRAGITWAELPLRGDGEAWRTRAIVVRIDPARVRFALDTAFTYERDANGYLSRRAAWRTTATPVTALLAVNAGQFAVTLLGTLPWGWVVLEGREWRAPGIGPLSSAVVFDSAGRVSLRSPAEFAGSDRMAAVRTAFQSFPTLLTGDGEVPSMLRDSTAGVDLTHRDARLAIGTRRDGSVLVVLTRFDAFGPTLGAVPFGLTTPETAALMGALGCSRAVMLDGGISAQLQLRAASGAMQRWPGWRRVPMGLLVLPR, translated from the coding sequence GTGACGAGCGGCGCCCAGAAGGCGCCGCTCTCCGTTGCGGGGGACGGCGGCTGGCGCGGCCTCTGGCGCCCCGATGCCGTGCCCCCCACCCGCTGGAATACCGGTGACAGTGCACTGATTGCGTCACTTCGATGGCGCGCGGGACGTGCCGGCATCACGTGGGCCGAACTGCCGCTCCGGGGTGATGGCGAGGCGTGGCGTACCCGTGCGATCGTCGTGCGCATCGACCCCGCCAGGGTCCGCTTCGCACTCGACACGGCCTTCACCTATGAGCGCGACGCCAACGGCTACCTCTCCCGCCGCGCCGCCTGGCGGACCACCGCCACCCCTGTCACGGCCCTGCTCGCCGTCAACGCCGGACAGTTCGCGGTCACCCTGCTCGGCACGCTGCCGTGGGGCTGGGTGGTGCTGGAGGGCCGCGAGTGGCGCGCCCCGGGGATCGGGCCGCTGTCCAGCGCGGTGGTGTTCGACTCAGCGGGCCGGGTCTCCCTTCGCTCTCCTGCAGAGTTCGCCGGGAGCGACCGCATGGCGGCTGTCAGGACAGCCTTCCAGAGCTTCCCGACGCTCCTCACCGGCGACGGCGAGGTGCCGTCGATGCTGCGTGACAGCACCGCGGGCGTGGACCTCACCCACCGCGACGCGCGGCTGGCGATCGGCACCCGGCGCGATGGGTCGGTGCTGGTGGTCCTCACCCGGTTCGATGCCTTCGGCCCCACGCTCGGCGCCGTGCCCTTCGGCCTCACCACGCCGGAGACGGCGGCCCTGATGGGCGCCCTCGGCTGCAGCCGCGCCGTGATGCTCGACGGGGGCATCAGCGCCCAGCTCCAGTTGCGCGCGGCCAGCGGCGCGATGCAGCGCTGGCCCGGATGGCGACGGGTGCCGATGGGCCTGCTGGTCCTGCCGCGCTGA
- the speB gene encoding agmatinase — MTLPPPCLVGVPYDASSSFLRGPAEAPALIRAALHSPAGNDWTEAGINLFAPGGLADAGDLDLPNEPGEHTRERITEGIARVLRGGARPISLGGDHSITYPILRAVHRVHPRPALLHIDAHSDLYDHYEGDRHSHACPFARVMEEGLCSRLVQVGLRTLSAHQREQSQRFGTQVIEMRHFAAGARPRIEGPVYVSFDMDALDPAFAPGVSHWEPGGLSVRDVISMIHALEGPIIGADVVEFNPARDRTGLTAAVAAKIVRELAGTMLRPAGST; from the coding sequence ATGACGCTGCCGCCACCGTGCCTCGTCGGCGTGCCGTACGACGCCAGTTCGTCGTTCCTCCGCGGACCGGCGGAGGCGCCGGCCCTGATCCGCGCGGCGCTGCACTCACCGGCGGGGAACGACTGGACCGAGGCAGGCATCAACCTGTTCGCACCCGGTGGGCTGGCCGACGCCGGTGACCTCGACCTGCCGAACGAACCGGGCGAGCACACGCGCGAACGGATCACCGAGGGCATCGCGCGCGTGCTGCGCGGTGGTGCGCGCCCGATCTCGCTCGGTGGTGACCATTCGATCACGTACCCCATCCTGCGCGCCGTGCACCGCGTCCATCCGCGGCCGGCGCTGCTGCACATCGACGCGCACTCGGACCTGTACGACCACTATGAGGGCGACCGCCACTCGCATGCGTGCCCCTTCGCGCGGGTGATGGAGGAGGGGCTCTGCAGCCGGCTGGTGCAGGTGGGACTGCGCACGCTGAGCGCACACCAGCGCGAGCAGTCGCAGCGCTTCGGGACACAGGTCATCGAGATGCGGCACTTCGCCGCTGGCGCGCGTCCCCGGATCGAGGGGCCGGTCTACGTCTCGTTCGACATGGACGCCCTCGATCCCGCCTTCGCACCCGGCGTGAGCCACTGGGAGCCGGGCGGGCTGTCGGTGCGTGACGTGATCTCGATGATCCATGCGCTGGAGGGGCCGATCATCGGCGCCGACGTGGTCGAGTTCAATCCCGCGCGCGACCGGACCGGCCTCACCGCCGCCGTGGCGGCGAAGATCGTGCGGGAGCTCGCCGGGACCATGCTCAGGCCGGCCGGCTCCACCTGA
- a CDS encoding DUF4403 family protein yields the protein MITPARWGSALVALLLVACGGSAPATVVPAPTPVGGSGAVVPPVRPAAAPVPLAVIPVQVTYVLKALVPVLDSLFPARDSLATAACQNYARLVCHQYGYQRDPLQLSATGDRFAITTNLRYRARVGVPGAGIASCGFAPEAMRRATLAMSTTLYWRNNWSIASKETQFSATLLDACRVTALQIDATSALKSVVDGQLRTFAAQVDSAMPTAADLRPLADSIWKSFLEPSPLDTLNTLWLVLDPETIRVVPLSGVGPSFRTAIVVYARPHVIAGAKPATIDRALPPLMLGTSPSGFVIPLTVELPFDELDRRATELLVAETAATSVKVQQVHVSATGDSVRIGLDVSGALTGRLTLASRMRWDATARELRLDELDWSLASRGALSRVKATLAAPLIGRAIRKATNGGRVQLGAQLDSARTTMLQLLNRTVAPGVVIGGSISNFQVESVATGDRAFLVRAKLEGQAMVWVQE from the coding sequence ATGATCACGCCCGCGCGGTGGGGCAGTGCGCTGGTCGCCCTGCTCCTGGTCGCGTGCGGCGGCAGCGCGCCGGCCACGGTCGTGCCGGCTCCCACGCCGGTGGGCGGTTCCGGCGCCGTGGTCCCACCGGTGCGTCCGGCGGCCGCGCCGGTGCCGCTGGCCGTGATCCCGGTGCAGGTCACGTACGTGCTCAAGGCACTCGTCCCCGTCCTCGACTCGCTCTTCCCGGCGCGCGATTCGCTCGCCACCGCCGCCTGCCAGAACTACGCACGCCTGGTCTGCCATCAGTACGGCTACCAGCGCGACCCGCTGCAGCTCTCCGCCACCGGGGATCGCTTCGCCATCACCACCAACCTGCGCTACCGCGCACGGGTCGGCGTCCCGGGTGCCGGCATCGCGAGCTGCGGCTTCGCGCCCGAGGCCATGCGCCGCGCCACCCTCGCCATGAGCACCACGCTCTACTGGCGCAACAACTGGAGCATCGCCTCGAAGGAGACGCAGTTCAGCGCCACGCTGCTCGATGCCTGCCGGGTGACGGCGCTGCAGATCGACGCCACGTCCGCGCTGAAGTCGGTCGTCGACGGCCAGCTCCGCACCTTCGCCGCCCAGGTGGACTCGGCGATGCCCACCGCGGCCGACCTGCGCCCCCTCGCCGACTCGATCTGGAAGAGCTTCCTCGAGCCGTCACCGCTCGACACGCTCAACACGCTCTGGCTGGTGCTCGATCCCGAGACCATCCGGGTGGTGCCGCTGTCGGGCGTCGGACCGAGCTTCCGCACCGCCATCGTGGTCTATGCGCGCCCCCATGTGATCGCGGGTGCGAAGCCGGCGACCATCGACCGGGCACTCCCCCCGCTGATGCTCGGCACCAGCCCGTCGGGCTTCGTGATCCCGCTCACGGTGGAACTGCCGTTCGACGAGCTCGATCGCCGGGCCACCGAGCTGCTGGTCGCCGAGACCGCCGCCACCAGCGTGAAGGTGCAACAGGTGCACGTCTCGGCCACTGGCGACAGCGTCCGCATCGGCCTCGATGTCTCGGGCGCGCTCACCGGCCGCCTCACGCTGGCGTCGCGGATGCGCTGGGATGCGACGGCACGCGAACTGCGGCTCGATGAGCTGGACTGGAGCCTCGCCAGCCGCGGCGCCCTGTCGCGGGTGAAGGCCACGCTGGCCGCGCCGCTCATCGGCCGCGCCATCCGCAAGGCCACCAATGGCGGACGCGTGCAACTCGGCGCCCAGCTCGACTCCGCCCGCACCACCATGCTCCAGCTCCTCAACCGCACCGTTGCGCCGGGTGTCGTGATCGGTGGCAGCATCTCGAACTTCCAGGTCGAGAGCGTCGCCACCGGTGACCGCGCTTTCCTGGTGCGTGCCAAGCTGGAAGGGCAGGCGATGGTCTGGGTGCAGGAGTGA
- a CDS encoding alkylphosphonate utilization protein, translated as MDDVIVRDSNGNPLADGDTVLVIKDLKVKGSSVTLKRGTTIKNIRLNGNDGEIEANHEKVRGLVLKTEFLRKA; from the coding sequence ATGGACGACGTCATCGTGCGCGACAGCAACGGCAACCCCCTCGCCGATGGCGACACGGTGCTCGTGATCAAGGATCTCAAGGTCAAGGGTTCCTCCGTGACCCTCAAGCGGGGCACCACCATCAAGAACATCCGCCTCAACGGCAACGACGGCGAGATCGAGGCGAACCACGAGAAGGTGCGGGGCCTCGTCCTCAAGACCGAGTTCCTGCGCAAGGCATGA
- the rsmD gene encoding 16S rRNA (guanine(966)-N(2))-methyltransferase RsmD, protein MRIVGGKFKGRDLTSPNDFRVRPTAEKVRATLLDQLKADLAGARVLDLFAGTGALGLEAISRGAKYADFVETRPSSLHALKANVGLLRLSTKCRIYKRDAVQFAEMLTEQRWDIAFADPPYDSKMLDRVVTAWHATKFSRILAVEHAREHPIPLGVWRTAYEDTGLTIYRV, encoded by the coding sequence GTGAGGATCGTCGGCGGCAAGTTCAAGGGCCGCGACCTCACCTCACCGAACGACTTCCGCGTGCGTCCCACGGCGGAGAAGGTGCGCGCGACGCTGCTGGACCAGCTGAAGGCCGACCTGGCGGGTGCGCGCGTGCTGGACCTCTTCGCCGGCACGGGAGCCCTCGGGCTCGAGGCGATCTCGCGCGGGGCGAAGTACGCCGACTTCGTCGAGACGCGCCCGAGCAGCCTGCACGCGCTGAAGGCCAACGTGGGCCTGCTGCGCCTGTCCACCAAGTGCCGGATCTACAAGCGCGACGCGGTGCAGTTCGCCGAGATGCTCACCGAGCAGCGCTGGGACATCGCCTTCGCCGACCCGCCGTACGACTCGAAGATGCTCGACCGCGTCGTGACCGCCTGGCACGCCACGAAGTTCTCGCGGATCCTGGCGGTCGAGCATGCGCGCGAACATCCGATCCCGCTCGGGGTCTGGCGCACGGCGTACGAAGACACCGGACTGACGATCTATCGCGTCTGA
- a CDS encoding NADP-dependent isocitrate dehydrogenase, translating into MAKIKVLNPVVEMDGDEMTRIIWQFIKDKLILPYLDVQLEYYDLGIEHRDATGDQVTIDSAEAAKKHGVAVKCATITPDEARVKEFGLRKMWKSPNGTIRNILGGVIFREPIIMKNIPRLVPGWTKPIVVGRHAHGDQYKATDFKAPGAGTLTMTYTPADGSAPMEFEVVKFGPDGGVGMGMYNFNDSIRDFARASLTYGLQRNYPVYLSTKNTILKAYDGAFKDIFEQVFQDEFKTDFDAKGLTYEHRLIDDMVAAALKWEGGYVWACKNYDGDVQSDIVAQGFGSLGLMTSVLLTPDGKTMEAEAAHGTVTRHYREHQKGNKTSTNPIASIFAWTRGLAHRGKLDGTPAVVDFANALEAVCIEAVESGEMTKDLAILISKDSPYLSTEDFLDAIDRRLQAKMA; encoded by the coding sequence ATGGCCAAGATCAAGGTGTTGAACCCGGTCGTCGAGATGGACGGCGACGAGATGACCCGCATCATCTGGCAGTTCATCAAGGACAAGCTGATCCTCCCGTACCTCGACGTGCAGCTCGAGTACTACGACCTCGGGATCGAGCACCGCGATGCCACCGGTGACCAGGTCACCATCGACTCGGCCGAGGCGGCGAAGAAGCACGGCGTGGCGGTGAAGTGTGCCACCATCACGCCTGACGAGGCCCGCGTGAAGGAGTTCGGGCTCAGGAAGATGTGGAAGAGCCCCAACGGCACCATCCGCAACATCCTCGGCGGCGTGATCTTCCGCGAGCCGATCATCATGAAGAACATCCCGCGCCTGGTGCCGGGATGGACCAAGCCGATCGTCGTCGGCCGTCACGCACACGGTGACCAGTACAAGGCCACAGACTTCAAGGCACCTGGCGCCGGCACGCTGACGATGACCTACACGCCGGCTGACGGCAGCGCGCCGATGGAGTTCGAGGTCGTGAAGTTCGGGCCCGACGGCGGCGTCGGGATGGGCATGTACAACTTCAACGACTCCATCCGCGACTTCGCGCGCGCCAGCCTGACCTACGGCCTGCAGCGCAACTACCCGGTGTACCTCAGCACCAAGAACACCATCCTCAAGGCCTACGACGGCGCCTTCAAGGACATCTTCGAGCAGGTGTTCCAGGACGAGTTCAAGACGGACTTCGACGCCAAGGGCCTGACCTACGAACACCGCCTGATCGACGACATGGTCGCCGCGGCACTGAAGTGGGAAGGCGGCTACGTCTGGGCCTGCAAGAACTACGACGGCGACGTGCAGTCGGACATCGTCGCGCAGGGCTTCGGCTCACTGGGCCTGATGACCTCCGTGCTGCTGACGCCCGACGGCAAGACGATGGAAGCCGAGGCCGCCCACGGCACCGTCACCCGCCACTACCGCGAGCACCAGAAGGGCAACAAGACCTCCACCAACCCCATCGCGTCGATCTTCGCGTGGACCCGCGGCCTCGCCCATCGCGGCAAGCTCGATGGCACGCCGGCCGTGGTGGACTTCGCCAACGCCCTCGAGGCCGTTTGCATCGAGGCCGTGGAATCGGGCGAGATGACCAAGGATCTCGCGATCCTGATCAGCAAGGACTCGCCGTACCTGTCCACCGAGGATTTCCTCGACGCCATCGACCGCCGGCTTCAGGCGAAGATGGCTTGA
- a CDS encoding esterase-like activity of phytase family protein has product MKPLAALLTATLVATATPAPAQTVSNAQFVNGIAVAATTLDNSAGSAFDRRVGMFSGLFYDPMRGEWWGVSDRGPGGGTLPYETRVQRFTLDVDLATGRISNFQVQATVKFTSRGAALSGLAPNPVATLGSAFDPEGIVINPLNGNILVSDEYGPSVVEFNRAGEEVRRFTVPANLVPRNAVTGAPNFASDAGNTAGKANNRGFEGLAITPDGKYAYATLQSAMLDEGAGSGFYTRIVKYDMATGEAVGQYLYKFERTGQGRGVSELVALGNDRFLIIERNNRGIGIGAALTPADKSVFQIDLAGATDVSAIAITNGVLPAGVVPVAKSAQIIDLDADRLAALGNLSPEKWEGLAIGPRLADGRYLVLAGSDNDYSVTQNGAGTQFDVWLNFLDADPYATSIQCPLGLVTGCVRTTDGSAVDLTASYAMLPGVLHAYAADIPGLVSVVPEPATGMLLVVGLGVLALILPRTPRRGA; this is encoded by the coding sequence ATGAAGCCACTCGCTGCACTCCTCACCGCCACGCTCGTCGCCACCGCGACGCCGGCACCGGCGCAGACCGTCAGCAATGCGCAGTTCGTGAACGGCATCGCCGTCGCCGCCACCACGCTCGACAACTCCGCCGGATCGGCGTTCGACCGGCGCGTGGGGATGTTCTCGGGCCTGTTCTACGACCCGATGCGCGGCGAGTGGTGGGGCGTCTCCGATCGCGGCCCGGGCGGCGGCACCCTGCCGTACGAGACGCGCGTCCAGCGATTCACGCTCGATGTGGACCTCGCAACGGGGCGCATCAGCAACTTCCAGGTGCAGGCCACTGTGAAGTTCACCAGCCGAGGCGCCGCACTGAGCGGGCTCGCCCCGAACCCCGTCGCCACCCTCGGCAGCGCCTTCGACCCCGAGGGCATCGTCATCAACCCGCTGAACGGCAACATCCTCGTCTCCGACGAGTACGGGCCGTCGGTGGTCGAGTTCAACCGCGCCGGTGAGGAAGTACGCCGCTTCACCGTGCCGGCGAACCTCGTCCCACGCAACGCCGTCACCGGCGCGCCGAACTTCGCCAGTGATGCCGGGAACACCGCCGGCAAGGCGAACAACCGCGGCTTCGAGGGGCTGGCGATCACGCCCGACGGGAAGTACGCGTACGCCACCCTGCAGAGTGCGATGCTGGACGAGGGCGCCGGCAGCGGCTTCTACACGCGCATCGTGAAGTATGACATGGCCACCGGGGAGGCCGTGGGTCAGTACCTGTACAAGTTCGAGCGGACCGGCCAGGGGCGCGGAGTGTCCGAACTCGTGGCGCTCGGCAACGACCGCTTCCTGATCATCGAGCGCAACAACCGCGGCATCGGCATCGGCGCCGCGCTCACGCCGGCCGACAAGAGCGTCTTCCAGATCGACCTGGCCGGTGCGACCGACGTGTCGGCCATCGCGATCACCAACGGCGTGCTCCCCGCCGGCGTGGTGCCGGTCGCGAAGAGCGCGCAGATCATCGACCTCGACGCCGACCGGCTGGCCGCTCTCGGCAACCTGTCGCCCGAGAAATGGGAGGGCCTCGCCATCGGCCCACGGCTGGCCGACGGCCGATACCTCGTGCTCGCCGGCAGCGACAACGACTACAGCGTCACGCAGAACGGTGCCGGCACGCAGTTCGACGTCTGGCTGAACTTCCTCGACGCCGACCCGTACGCGACGTCGATCCAGTGCCCGCTCGGCCTCGTCACCGGCTGTGTGCGCACGACGGATGGCTCGGCCGTCGACCTGACCGCCAGCTACGCCATGCTGCCCGGCGTGCTGCACGCCTACGCCGCCGACATCCCGGGCCTGGTCTCGGTGGTGCCGGAGCCGGCGACCGGGATGCTGCTCGTCGTCGGCCTCGGTGTGCTCGCCCTGATCCTGCCGCGCACGCCGCGCCGCGGGGCCTGA